The Cyanobacteriota bacterium genome has a segment encoding these proteins:
- a CDS encoding YciI family protein produces the protein MPWFAKIEVGIVDKATFDQYVPDHIAYVKTLIAKGHKARSGYWKQRGGGMLVFEAASREDAEAIVAQDPLVQNHCVTYNLYEWCVVVE, from the coding sequence ATGCCTTGGTTTGCCAAGATTGAAGTGGGCATTGTAGATAAGGCTACGTTTGATCAGTATGTGCCCGATCATATTGCCTATGTGAAGACACTAATTGCCAAAGGACATAAGGCTCGTTCGGGATATTGGAAACAACGAGGAGGCGGCATGTTAGTGTTTGAGGCAGCGTCGCGGGAAGATGCAGAGGCGATCGTCGCCCAAGACCCGTTGGTACAGAACCACTGCGTTACCTACAATCTGTACGAGTGGTGCGTTGTAGTTGAGTAG
- a CDS encoding HAD family hydrolase, whose amino-acid sequence MKHKGLFLDRDGVLINYVPYLSHADQVVTLPGAGQALRQWQQAGYLLIVITNQSGIGRGYFTTEDVAAVHQRMQAYYQRDNVTFHDILICPHTPSDRCSCRKPSPQLVLQAAEQYHIDLSQSFFVGDAPSDIECAQNAGCQPVLVLTGRGKDTQQALINQNIQVPTFRDLADMTVLLG is encoded by the coding sequence ATGAAACACAAGGGACTGTTTCTAGATCGAGATGGTGTGCTGATTAACTATGTGCCCTATCTTAGCCATGCTGATCAAGTAGTGACATTGCCTGGTGCAGGTCAAGCACTGCGGCAATGGCAACAAGCAGGGTATTTGCTAATTGTTATCACTAATCAGTCAGGAATTGGACGGGGTTATTTCACCACTGAAGATGTCGCAGCAGTCCACCAACGAATGCAGGCATACTATCAGCGAGATAATGTTACATTTCACGACATTTTGATTTGTCCCCATACCCCTAGCGATCGCTGCTCTTGCCGTAAACCCTCTCCTCAACTTGTGTTGCAGGCCGCGGAACAGTATCACATCGATTTGTCCCAGTCTTTCTTCGTTGGCGATGCCCCTAGCGATATTGAATGTGCTCAAAATGCTGGTTGTCAACCCGTGTTGGTACTAACTGGACGAGGAAAAGACACCCAACAAGCATTGATAAATCAGAACATCCAGGTACCTACCTTCAGAGACCTTGCCGATATGACAGTTTTGTTAGGCTAA